Proteins encoded together in one Prunus dulcis chromosome 3, ALMONDv2, whole genome shotgun sequence window:
- the LOC117622066 gene encoding AP2-like ethylene-responsive transcription factor At1g16060: MAKTSQQNQKNTASSNNSNSNNTNSTATTKVKRTRKSVRRDSPPQRSSIYRGVTRHRWTGRYEAHLWDKNCWNESQNKKGRQVYLGAYDDEEAAARAYDLAALKYWGQDTILNFPLGTYPEELKEMESQSKEEYIGSLRRKSSGFSRGVSKYRGVARHHHNGRWEARIGRVFGNKYLYLGTYATQEEAATAYDMAAIEYRGLNAVTNFDLSRYIKSLCPNNQNVPNNAQPNPNGDLVPTQNPNSKLGLGFIPNYHSSSSSTSESTVALSRSGNGASASSALGLLLQSPKFKEMLEKTSMSSTDCSSTLSVPDIPRRSFPDDIQTYFDCQDLNSYAEGDDIIFGDLQSFASPIFHCELDA; the protein is encoded by the exons ATGGCGAAAACCTCACAGCAAAACCAAAAGAACACTGCAAGCTCtaacaacagcaacagcaacaacacCAATAGTACTGCTACAACAAAAGTCAAGCGGACGCGTAAAAGCGTCCGCCGTGACTCTCCTCCTCAGCGGAGCTCCATCTACCGGGGAGTCACAAG GCACCGATGGACGGGCCGATATGAAGCTCATTTGTGGGATAAGAATTGCTGGAATGAGTCCCAAAACAAGAAAGGAAGACAAG TTTATCTAG GAGCatatgatgatgaagaagctGCTGCACGTGCTTATGACTTGGCAGCATTAAAGTACTGGGGACAAGATACAATCCTCAATTTCCca TTGGGCACTTACCCAGAAGAGCTCAAGGAAATGGAGAGCCAGTCGAAAGAAGAATACATTGGATCATTGAGGag gAAAAGTAGTGGATTTTCTCGTGGAGTTTCAAAATATAGAGGCGTAGCAAG ACATCATCATAATGGAAGATGGGAGGCTCGAATTGGCAGGGTTTTCGGTAACAAATATCTCTACCTTGGAACATATG CTACTCAAGAAGAAGCAGCAACAGCATATGACATGGCAGCCATAGAGTACCGTGGACTTAATGCTGTCACAAACTTCGACCTTAGCCGTTACATCAAGTCACTATGCCCAAATAATCAAAATGTTCCTAACAACGCTCAACCAAACCCTAATGGTGACCTCGTTCCAACGCAAAATCCTAATTCGaaattagggttagggttcATTCCTAATTACCACTCGAGTTCTAGTAGCACTAGCGAGTCAACGGTAGCTTTGTCACGGTCAGGAAATGGTGCCTCAGCGTCATCGGCATTAGGACTTCTTCTACAATCCCCTAAATTCAAGGAAATGCTTGAAAAAACCTCAATGTCGTCGACAGACTGCTCGTCGACACTTTCAGTGCCAGACATACCACGTCGGAGTTTTCCTGATGACATTCAAACTTATTTTGATTGCCAAGACTTGAATAGCTACGCCGAAGGAGATGACATCATTTTTGGTGACTTACAGTCGTTTgcttcacctatttttcattgtGAACTTGATGCCTGA
- the LOC117621662 gene encoding uncharacterized protein LOC117621662 gives MDASDKTKDAKYTAKLLRDVIKEVGPSNVVHIVTDNDIGKQESVANVINKARKLTNYIYNHGWLLAQMRIFCQADLVRPSATQFATNYITINNILNKKAELRQLFTSEEWYNSRFSESEEGKIIESRVLDHRFWDAMERVQSINEPLCSILRIVDTEVVPTMPILYDMFHIMKEKISKLKGKKWLLKIINHKWDVTLSRPLHQAGVGYNKELLSGLQRVFERLNPTGDRETVERHFALRWPSNQENRSPPAEWWNLHGDSAPNLQKIAMLILSQIASSSACEQNWSTFALIHTKQRNHLAYTRLEKIVFRYYNMKLKLRDEEAEMNKVAENDYINLLDIAGQPSDDDNNPIQQWIMTAYLDDEQGNPDAVIAQHAAQEGVDVDKVISEDVRSGDTSSFERDMLGPRQVQRRPLRDDASASRKESSSNSSDNDGGSNAGSGGNEEGRQYNPFTVEDDFTHATQDEDHGCREAGPGIGPIGKQYSKKRSQPINPSEEDMAISFGSMRILDLVQTQMNLMMAMVMSCLIIVELVMELKMMKHIMDLLVGLILTIPYMGGQ, from the exons aTGGATGCTTCAGATAAAACCAAGGATGCAAAGTACACTGCCAAATTGTTGCGGGATGTCATAAAAGAGGTTGGGCCGTCGAATGTTGTTCATATTGTCACCGACAATG ATATTGGGAAGCAAGAGTCGGTGGCTAATGTCATAAATAAGGCTAGGAAATTAACCAACTACATTTACAATCATGGTTGGCTATTGGCTCAGATGAGGATCTTCTGTCAAGCAGATTTGGTCAGACCCAGTGCAACTCAATTTGCTACAAACTACATCACCATCAATAACATCTTAAATAAGAAAGCTGAGTTGAGGCAACTTTTTACAAGTGAGGAATGGTATAATAGTCGATTCAGTGAATCAGAAGAGGGGAAGATAATTGAAAGTCGAGTCCTTGATCATAGATTTTGGGATGCCATGGAAAGAGTGCAATCCATCAATGAGCCTTTGTGTAGCATCCTGCGAATTGTTGACACAGAGGTAGTTCCTACCATGCCTATCTTATATGATATGTTTCACATAATGAAAGAGAAGATTTCTAagttgaagggaaaaaaatggcttctcaaaatcatcaatcacAAATGGGATGTCACATTATCTCGTCCATTACATCAAGCTG GGGTTGGATACAATAAAGAGTTACTTTCAGGACTCCAACGCGTATTTGAAAGGTTGAACCCAACTGGGGATAGAG AGACTGTAGAAAGACATTTCGCACTGAGATGGCCATCAAATCAAGAAAATCGATCCCCCCCAGCAGAATGGTGGAATCTTCATGGTGATTCTGCCCCGAACTTGCAAAAAATTGCTATGCTTATATTGTCACAAATAGCATCATCATCGGCATGTGAGCAAAATTGGAGTACATTTGCTCTTATTCACACGAAACAAAGGAACCATCTCGCATATACTAGGCTGGAAAAGATTGTCTTTCGCTATtataatatgaaacttaagcTACGTGATGAAGAGGCCGAAATGAACAAGGTTGCAGAAAATGACTACATAAACCTTCTTGACATTGCAGGGCAACCATCTGATGATGataataatccaattcaacaATGGATTATGACAGCTTACTTGGATGATGAACAAGGCAACCCTGATGCCGTTATAGCACAACATGCTGCCCAAGAAGGAGTTGATGTTGATAAAGTCATATCCGAAGATGTTAGGAGTGGAGATACTTCATCATTTGAAAGGGATATGCTTGGACCTCGGCAAGTTCAAAGACGTCCCTTGAGAGACGATGCCAGTGCTAGTAGAAAGGAAAGTTCATCCAATTCGTCAGATAATGATGGAGGAAGTAATGCTGGATCAGGAGGTAATGAAGAAGGAAGACAATATAACCCATTTACTGTTGAGGATGATTTTACTCATGCCACCCAAGATGAGGATCATGGATGCAGAGAAGCTGGGCCAGGCATTGGCCCAATTGGGAAGCAATactcaaagaaaagaagccaACCAATCAATCCATCTGAAGAGGACATGGCGATCAGTTTTGGATCTATGAGGATACTAGACCTAGTACAAACTCAAATGAATCTTATGATGGCTATGGTTATGTCATGTCTGATTATAGTGGAACTAGTTATGGAGCTCAAGATGATGAAACATATTATGGACCTACTAGTTGGGTTAATCCTAACTATCCCATATATGGGAGGACAATAG